A genomic window from Aethina tumida isolate Nest 87 chromosome 4, icAetTumi1.1, whole genome shotgun sequence includes:
- the LOC109606361 gene encoding kinesin-associated protein 3 isoform X9 — MIVIFNVFLVVFAVIFLAVSYVVYSICFVLYYQLESIAMEPDEAKYLRTERKPGSIDVHPSLEAIVLNYEIDVQILGNKDTSIYGEKQSLKKIIELPMLNSRTDCHALAKEVVNQCDLIHHSRLAEVEQIIYYLKKRKLHGGLKTEIDTNEKTQFNPSEANYNNLSNYIDLLYEGMDEKVKGAHLIQFLARDPENLEALAKYETLISALGRTLREDWKRSIALSTHLVFTFFCFSMYPRFHDVILKCKVGSICMDIIDFELRRYDRWKAELEGSQIPNDVPIISRPCPSSASMSEIPRSRIPEKVRPKSGNFTDTNMKAVMEGSIYDDLTNSTDSLDDKKLTTEQRTKRFRTLVKKQEHLLRVAFYLLLNIAEDESVEEKMSKRNIVGLLVKALERSNEDLLILVVTFLKKLSIMQCNKDAMANLNIVDKLPKNLDSNNPDLVHLTVKLLFNLSFDYKLRLKVAKAGLLPKIIGLLSDEKHQEAVLKLLYHLSYDDEIKPHFLDCVGLITDMLLLNSGSDNDKIMVALLINLAINPTCAQQMIKKNRLQSLMMRAFTYQDPMLMKMLHNVSEHSNCSPSFIEFVGDIAKAVVDSKEEDFVRECIGILSNLHLPDLDWAEIFRHFDMIKWIKNVIRSNNADPELVLQVVVLLGTAASDEGCAKLLCQTDIMTCLIELLKTHQEDDEIVLQIVYVFLVNLSHDENIDYLVEQTEAPAYLIDLLQDNNKSIRKICNTCLNIISNHSTTWSDRIRIEKFRNHNSQWLQMVDNQQLDPDEEEEDGELPPYLNTEYLSTAVVPPLNESTVQTAAEMIRGLVVSAGVTEMNTSGSSRPAVSYGLTVSDEDDSWSVCSDDNISNNDGSHESEIISERELDYDYFDTNNIDNNLDNDIIQDFEIEAM; from the exons ATGATagtgatttttaatgtatttcttGTGGTGTTCGCTGTTATTTTTTTAGCCGTCTCGTACGTTGTTTATTCTATCTGTTTTGTGTTGTACTATCAGCTTGAGAGTATTGCGATGGAACCTGATGAGGCGAAATATTTGCGGAC CGAAAGGAAACCGGGCTCAATCGACGTCCATCCAAGTCTAGAAGCTATAGTTTTGAACTACGAGATTGATGTGCAAATTCTCGGCAACAAAGACACGAGTATATACGGAGAAAAACAG AGCCTTAAGAAAATAATCGAATTGCCGATGCTGAACAGCAGGACCGATTGCCATGCCTTAGCCAAAGAAGTAGTGAACCAGTGCGATTTGATACACCACTCGCGTTTAGCCGAGGTCGAACagatcatttattatttgaagaaGCGGAAGCTGCACGGCGGACTAAAAAcag AGATTGACACGAACGAAAAAACCCAATTCAACCCATCCGAAGCTAACTACAATAATCTGTCCAACTACATAGACTTGCTCTATGAAGGTATGGACGAGAAAGTCAAAGGGGCGCATCTCATCCAGTTTTTGGCCAGGGACCCAGAAAATTTAGAAGCTTTGGCTAAATACG AAACCTTAATAAGTGCTTTGGGTCGAACTTTGCGTGAGGACTGGAAGAGAAGTATCGCTTTGAGTACGCACTTGGTGTTCACGTTCTTCTGTTTTTCTATGTATCCGAGGTTTCATGACGTCATATTGAAATGTAAG GTCGGCTCAATATGCATGGACATAATCGACTTCGAGCTGCGACGTTACGACCGATGGAAAGCCGAACTGGAGGGCTCCCAAATCCCGAACGACGTTCCGATCATTTCGAGGCCCTGCCCGAGTAGCGCCAGCATGTCGGAGATTCCCCGCAGTCGCATACCGGAAAAGGTGCGACCAAAGTCCGGTAACTTCACCGATACCAACATGAAGGCGGTGATGGAGGGCAGCATTTATGACGACCTGACCAATTCCACCGACAGTTTAGATGACAAGAAACTGACGACGGAACAACGTACGAAACGCTTTCGCACGTTGGTCAAGAAGCAGGAGCATCTGCTCAGGGTTGCGTTCTATTTGTTGCTCAACATTGCCGAGGACGAGTCCGTTGAAGAGAAGATGTCCAAGAGGAACATTGTCGGTTTGCTAGTCAAAGCTTTGGAGAGGTCCAACGAGGATCTGCTCATTCTAGTCGTTACATTCCTGAAGAAATTGTCGATAATGCAATGCAACAAGGACGCCATGGCTAATCTTAATATAGTTGATAAGTTACCGAAAAATTTGGACTCCAACAATCCGGATCTGGTGCATCTGACAGTCAAGCTACTGTTCAATTTGTCCTTCGACTACAAATTGAGGTTGAAGGTTGCTAAGGCTGGACTTTTGCCCAAAATTATTGGACTCTTAA GTGATGAAAAACACCAGGAAGCCGTCCTGAAACTGTTGTATCACTTGAGTTACGACGACGAGATAAAACCGCACTTCTTGGACTGCGTCGGCCTG ATTACGGACATGTTGCTCTTAAACTCCGGCAGCGACAACGACAAAATTATGGTGGCTCTTTTAATAAACCTGGCGATTAATCCGACTTGCGCCCAGCAAATGATCAAGAAAAACCGCCTGCAATCTTTGATGATGAGGGCCTTCACCTATCAGGATCCAATGCTGATGAAAATGTTGCACAACGTCTCCGAACACAGCAACTGCTCACCCTCATTCATA GAGTTCGTCGGTGACATAGCGAAAGCTGTGGTCGACTCCAAAGAGGAGGACTTTGTGCGCGAGTGCATCGGCATTCTGAGCAACCTACACCTGCCCGACTTGGACTGGGCCGAGATATTCCGCCACTTCGACATGATCAAGTGGATCAAGAACGTGATCCGCAGCAACAACGCGGATCCGGAGCTGGTGTTGCAGGTGGTCGTGCTGCTGGGCACCGCCGCTTCCGACGAGGGGTGCGCCAAACTGCTCTGCCAAACCGACATCATGACCTGTCTCATCGAACTGCTGAAAACCCATCAGGAGGACGACGAGATCGTTTTGCAAATTGTTTACGTGTTCCTCGTCAACTTGTCCCACGACGAGAACATTGACTATTTAGTTGAACAGACGg AAGCACCGGCTTACTTGATAGACCTGTTGCAAGACAACAACAAGTCGATCAGGAAGATATGCAACACGTGCCTGAACATCATCTCGAATCACAGCACCACGTGGTCGGATCGAATCAGGATCGAAAAATTCCGAAATCACAACTCGCAATGGCTGCAAATGGTGGACAATCAACAACTTGATCCAGATGAAGAGGAAGAAGATGGGGAGTTGCCTCCTTATCTCAACACTGAGTATTTGAGTACTGCTGTAGTCCCTCCTTTAAATG AATCGACAGTTCAAACTGCTGCTGAAATGATCCGCGGATTGGTAGTTTCTGCTG gaGTAACTGAAATGAATACAAGTGGTTCGTCACGTCCTGCTGTTTCTTATG GGTTAACTGTGTCAGATGAAGACGATTCTTGGTCAGTATGTTCTGATG ataatatttccaataatGATGGATCCCATGAGTCAGAAATTATTTCAGAAAGAGAATTAGATTATGACTATTttgatacaaataatattgataataatctCGATAACGA TATTATACAAGATTTTGAAATTGAGGCAATGTAA
- the LOC109606361 gene encoding kinesin-associated protein 3 isoform X5 produces MIVIFNVFLVVFAVIFLAVSYVVYSICFVLYYQLESIAMEPDEAKYLRTERKPGSIDVHPSLEAIVLNYEIDVQILGNKDTSIYGEKQSLKKIIELPMLNSRTDCHALAKEVVNQCDLIHHSRLAEVEQIIYYLKKRKLHGGLKTEVSHSKTEVVDKNGNIAKASKIPVLCLEKTTILDRIRKRIFARVPEIDTNEKTQFNPSEANYNNLSNYIDLLYEGMDEKVKGAHLIQFLARDPENLEALAKYETLISALGRTLREDWKRSIALSTHLVFTFFCFSMYPRFHDVILKCKVGSICMDIIDFELRRYDRWKAELEGSQIPNDVPIISRPCPSSASMSEIPRSRIPEKVRPKSGNFTDTNMKAVMEGSIYDDLTNSTDSLDDKKLTTEQRTKRFRTLVKKQEHLLRVAFYLLLNIAEDESVEEKMSKRNIVGLLVKALERSNEDLLILVVTFLKKLSIMQCNKDAMANLNIVDKLPKNLDSNNPDLVHLTVKLLFNLSFDYKLRLKVAKAGLLPKIIGLLSDEKHQEAVLKLLYHLSYDDEIKPHFLDCVGLITDMLLLNSGSDNDKIMVALLINLAINPTCAQQMIKKNRLQSLMMRAFTYQDPMLMKMLHNVSEHSNCSPSFIEFVGDIAKAVVDSKEEDFVRECIGILSNLHLPDLDWAEIFRHFDMIKWIKNVIRSNNADPELVLQVVVLLGTAASDEGCAKLLCQTDIMTCLIELLKTHQEDDEIVLQIVYVFLVNLSHDENIDYLVEQTEAPAYLIDLLQDNNKSIRKICNTCLNIISNHSTTWSDRIRIEKFRNHNSQWLQMVDNQQLDPDEEEEDGELPPYLNTEYLSTAVVPPLNESTVQTAAEMIRGLVVSAGVTEMNTSGSSRPAVSYGLTVSDEDDSWSVCSDDNISNNDGSHESEIISERELDYDYFDTNNIDNNLDNDIIQDFEIEAM; encoded by the exons ATGATagtgatttttaatgtatttcttGTGGTGTTCGCTGTTATTTTTTTAGCCGTCTCGTACGTTGTTTATTCTATCTGTTTTGTGTTGTACTATCAGCTTGAGAGTATTGCGATGGAACCTGATGAGGCGAAATATTTGCGGAC CGAAAGGAAACCGGGCTCAATCGACGTCCATCCAAGTCTAGAAGCTATAGTTTTGAACTACGAGATTGATGTGCAAATTCTCGGCAACAAAGACACGAGTATATACGGAGAAAAACAG AGCCTTAAGAAAATAATCGAATTGCCGATGCTGAACAGCAGGACCGATTGCCATGCCTTAGCCAAAGAAGTAGTGAACCAGTGCGATTTGATACACCACTCGCGTTTAGCCGAGGTCGAACagatcatttattatttgaagaaGCGGAAGCTGCACGGCGGACTAAAAAcag AAGTGTCGCATTCGAAGACAGAAGTAGTTGATAAAAATGGTAACATAGCCAAAGCTTCAAAAATACCAG TTCTCTGTTTGGAAAAGACGACGATTCTCGATCGTatcagaaagaggatatttgcCAGAGTTCCAG AGATTGACACGAACGAAAAAACCCAATTCAACCCATCCGAAGCTAACTACAATAATCTGTCCAACTACATAGACTTGCTCTATGAAGGTATGGACGAGAAAGTCAAAGGGGCGCATCTCATCCAGTTTTTGGCCAGGGACCCAGAAAATTTAGAAGCTTTGGCTAAATACG AAACCTTAATAAGTGCTTTGGGTCGAACTTTGCGTGAGGACTGGAAGAGAAGTATCGCTTTGAGTACGCACTTGGTGTTCACGTTCTTCTGTTTTTCTATGTATCCGAGGTTTCATGACGTCATATTGAAATGTAAG GTCGGCTCAATATGCATGGACATAATCGACTTCGAGCTGCGACGTTACGACCGATGGAAAGCCGAACTGGAGGGCTCCCAAATCCCGAACGACGTTCCGATCATTTCGAGGCCCTGCCCGAGTAGCGCCAGCATGTCGGAGATTCCCCGCAGTCGCATACCGGAAAAGGTGCGACCAAAGTCCGGTAACTTCACCGATACCAACATGAAGGCGGTGATGGAGGGCAGCATTTATGACGACCTGACCAATTCCACCGACAGTTTAGATGACAAGAAACTGACGACGGAACAACGTACGAAACGCTTTCGCACGTTGGTCAAGAAGCAGGAGCATCTGCTCAGGGTTGCGTTCTATTTGTTGCTCAACATTGCCGAGGACGAGTCCGTTGAAGAGAAGATGTCCAAGAGGAACATTGTCGGTTTGCTAGTCAAAGCTTTGGAGAGGTCCAACGAGGATCTGCTCATTCTAGTCGTTACATTCCTGAAGAAATTGTCGATAATGCAATGCAACAAGGACGCCATGGCTAATCTTAATATAGTTGATAAGTTACCGAAAAATTTGGACTCCAACAATCCGGATCTGGTGCATCTGACAGTCAAGCTACTGTTCAATTTGTCCTTCGACTACAAATTGAGGTTGAAGGTTGCTAAGGCTGGACTTTTGCCCAAAATTATTGGACTCTTAA GTGATGAAAAACACCAGGAAGCCGTCCTGAAACTGTTGTATCACTTGAGTTACGACGACGAGATAAAACCGCACTTCTTGGACTGCGTCGGCCTG ATTACGGACATGTTGCTCTTAAACTCCGGCAGCGACAACGACAAAATTATGGTGGCTCTTTTAATAAACCTGGCGATTAATCCGACTTGCGCCCAGCAAATGATCAAGAAAAACCGCCTGCAATCTTTGATGATGAGGGCCTTCACCTATCAGGATCCAATGCTGATGAAAATGTTGCACAACGTCTCCGAACACAGCAACTGCTCACCCTCATTCATA GAGTTCGTCGGTGACATAGCGAAAGCTGTGGTCGACTCCAAAGAGGAGGACTTTGTGCGCGAGTGCATCGGCATTCTGAGCAACCTACACCTGCCCGACTTGGACTGGGCCGAGATATTCCGCCACTTCGACATGATCAAGTGGATCAAGAACGTGATCCGCAGCAACAACGCGGATCCGGAGCTGGTGTTGCAGGTGGTCGTGCTGCTGGGCACCGCCGCTTCCGACGAGGGGTGCGCCAAACTGCTCTGCCAAACCGACATCATGACCTGTCTCATCGAACTGCTGAAAACCCATCAGGAGGACGACGAGATCGTTTTGCAAATTGTTTACGTGTTCCTCGTCAACTTGTCCCACGACGAGAACATTGACTATTTAGTTGAACAGACGg AAGCACCGGCTTACTTGATAGACCTGTTGCAAGACAACAACAAGTCGATCAGGAAGATATGCAACACGTGCCTGAACATCATCTCGAATCACAGCACCACGTGGTCGGATCGAATCAGGATCGAAAAATTCCGAAATCACAACTCGCAATGGCTGCAAATGGTGGACAATCAACAACTTGATCCAGATGAAGAGGAAGAAGATGGGGAGTTGCCTCCTTATCTCAACACTGAGTATTTGAGTACTGCTGTAGTCCCTCCTTTAAATG AATCGACAGTTCAAACTGCTGCTGAAATGATCCGCGGATTGGTAGTTTCTGCTG gaGTAACTGAAATGAATACAAGTGGTTCGTCACGTCCTGCTGTTTCTTATG GGTTAACTGTGTCAGATGAAGACGATTCTTGGTCAGTATGTTCTGATG ataatatttccaataatGATGGATCCCATGAGTCAGAAATTATTTCAGAAAGAGAATTAGATTATGACTATTttgatacaaataatattgataataatctCGATAACGA TATTATACAAGATTTTGAAATTGAGGCAATGTAA
- the LOC109606361 gene encoding kinesin-associated protein 3 isoform X7, with product MIVIFNVFLVVFAVIFLAVSYVVYSICFVLYYQLESIAMEPDEAKYLRTERKPGSIDVHPSLEAIVLNYEIDVQILGNKDTSIYGEKQSLKKIIELPMLNSRTDCHALAKEVVNQCDLIHHSRLAEVEQIIYYLKKRKLHGGLKTEVSHSKTEVVDKNGNIAKASKIPEIDTNEKTQFNPSEANYNNLSNYIDLLYEGMDEKVKGAHLIQFLARDPENLEALAKYETLISALGRTLREDWKRSIALSTHLVFTFFCFSMYPRFHDVILKCKVGSICMDIIDFELRRYDRWKAELEGSQIPNDVPIISRPCPSSASMSEIPRSRIPEKVRPKSGNFTDTNMKAVMEGSIYDDLTNSTDSLDDKKLTTEQRTKRFRTLVKKQEHLLRVAFYLLLNIAEDESVEEKMSKRNIVGLLVKALERSNEDLLILVVTFLKKLSIMQCNKDAMANLNIVDKLPKNLDSNNPDLVHLTVKLLFNLSFDYKLRLKVAKAGLLPKIIGLLSDEKHQEAVLKLLYHLSYDDEIKPHFLDCVGLITDMLLLNSGSDNDKIMVALLINLAINPTCAQQMIKKNRLQSLMMRAFTYQDPMLMKMLHNVSEHSNCSPSFIEFVGDIAKAVVDSKEEDFVRECIGILSNLHLPDLDWAEIFRHFDMIKWIKNVIRSNNADPELVLQVVVLLGTAASDEGCAKLLCQTDIMTCLIELLKTHQEDDEIVLQIVYVFLVNLSHDENIDYLVEQTEAPAYLIDLLQDNNKSIRKICNTCLNIISNHSTTWSDRIRIEKFRNHNSQWLQMVDNQQLDPDEEEEDGELPPYLNTEYLSTAVVPPLNESTVQTAAEMIRGLVVSAGVTEMNTSGSSRPAVSYGLTVSDEDDSWSVCSDDNISNNDGSHESEIISERELDYDYFDTNNIDNNLDNDIIQDFEIEAM from the exons ATGATagtgatttttaatgtatttcttGTGGTGTTCGCTGTTATTTTTTTAGCCGTCTCGTACGTTGTTTATTCTATCTGTTTTGTGTTGTACTATCAGCTTGAGAGTATTGCGATGGAACCTGATGAGGCGAAATATTTGCGGAC CGAAAGGAAACCGGGCTCAATCGACGTCCATCCAAGTCTAGAAGCTATAGTTTTGAACTACGAGATTGATGTGCAAATTCTCGGCAACAAAGACACGAGTATATACGGAGAAAAACAG AGCCTTAAGAAAATAATCGAATTGCCGATGCTGAACAGCAGGACCGATTGCCATGCCTTAGCCAAAGAAGTAGTGAACCAGTGCGATTTGATACACCACTCGCGTTTAGCCGAGGTCGAACagatcatttattatttgaagaaGCGGAAGCTGCACGGCGGACTAAAAAcag AAGTGTCGCATTCGAAGACAGAAGTAGTTGATAAAAATGGTAACATAGCCAAAGCTTCAAAAATACCAG AGATTGACACGAACGAAAAAACCCAATTCAACCCATCCGAAGCTAACTACAATAATCTGTCCAACTACATAGACTTGCTCTATGAAGGTATGGACGAGAAAGTCAAAGGGGCGCATCTCATCCAGTTTTTGGCCAGGGACCCAGAAAATTTAGAAGCTTTGGCTAAATACG AAACCTTAATAAGTGCTTTGGGTCGAACTTTGCGTGAGGACTGGAAGAGAAGTATCGCTTTGAGTACGCACTTGGTGTTCACGTTCTTCTGTTTTTCTATGTATCCGAGGTTTCATGACGTCATATTGAAATGTAAG GTCGGCTCAATATGCATGGACATAATCGACTTCGAGCTGCGACGTTACGACCGATGGAAAGCCGAACTGGAGGGCTCCCAAATCCCGAACGACGTTCCGATCATTTCGAGGCCCTGCCCGAGTAGCGCCAGCATGTCGGAGATTCCCCGCAGTCGCATACCGGAAAAGGTGCGACCAAAGTCCGGTAACTTCACCGATACCAACATGAAGGCGGTGATGGAGGGCAGCATTTATGACGACCTGACCAATTCCACCGACAGTTTAGATGACAAGAAACTGACGACGGAACAACGTACGAAACGCTTTCGCACGTTGGTCAAGAAGCAGGAGCATCTGCTCAGGGTTGCGTTCTATTTGTTGCTCAACATTGCCGAGGACGAGTCCGTTGAAGAGAAGATGTCCAAGAGGAACATTGTCGGTTTGCTAGTCAAAGCTTTGGAGAGGTCCAACGAGGATCTGCTCATTCTAGTCGTTACATTCCTGAAGAAATTGTCGATAATGCAATGCAACAAGGACGCCATGGCTAATCTTAATATAGTTGATAAGTTACCGAAAAATTTGGACTCCAACAATCCGGATCTGGTGCATCTGACAGTCAAGCTACTGTTCAATTTGTCCTTCGACTACAAATTGAGGTTGAAGGTTGCTAAGGCTGGACTTTTGCCCAAAATTATTGGACTCTTAA GTGATGAAAAACACCAGGAAGCCGTCCTGAAACTGTTGTATCACTTGAGTTACGACGACGAGATAAAACCGCACTTCTTGGACTGCGTCGGCCTG ATTACGGACATGTTGCTCTTAAACTCCGGCAGCGACAACGACAAAATTATGGTGGCTCTTTTAATAAACCTGGCGATTAATCCGACTTGCGCCCAGCAAATGATCAAGAAAAACCGCCTGCAATCTTTGATGATGAGGGCCTTCACCTATCAGGATCCAATGCTGATGAAAATGTTGCACAACGTCTCCGAACACAGCAACTGCTCACCCTCATTCATA GAGTTCGTCGGTGACATAGCGAAAGCTGTGGTCGACTCCAAAGAGGAGGACTTTGTGCGCGAGTGCATCGGCATTCTGAGCAACCTACACCTGCCCGACTTGGACTGGGCCGAGATATTCCGCCACTTCGACATGATCAAGTGGATCAAGAACGTGATCCGCAGCAACAACGCGGATCCGGAGCTGGTGTTGCAGGTGGTCGTGCTGCTGGGCACCGCCGCTTCCGACGAGGGGTGCGCCAAACTGCTCTGCCAAACCGACATCATGACCTGTCTCATCGAACTGCTGAAAACCCATCAGGAGGACGACGAGATCGTTTTGCAAATTGTTTACGTGTTCCTCGTCAACTTGTCCCACGACGAGAACATTGACTATTTAGTTGAACAGACGg AAGCACCGGCTTACTTGATAGACCTGTTGCAAGACAACAACAAGTCGATCAGGAAGATATGCAACACGTGCCTGAACATCATCTCGAATCACAGCACCACGTGGTCGGATCGAATCAGGATCGAAAAATTCCGAAATCACAACTCGCAATGGCTGCAAATGGTGGACAATCAACAACTTGATCCAGATGAAGAGGAAGAAGATGGGGAGTTGCCTCCTTATCTCAACACTGAGTATTTGAGTACTGCTGTAGTCCCTCCTTTAAATG AATCGACAGTTCAAACTGCTGCTGAAATGATCCGCGGATTGGTAGTTTCTGCTG gaGTAACTGAAATGAATACAAGTGGTTCGTCACGTCCTGCTGTTTCTTATG GGTTAACTGTGTCAGATGAAGACGATTCTTGGTCAGTATGTTCTGATG ataatatttccaataatGATGGATCCCATGAGTCAGAAATTATTTCAGAAAGAGAATTAGATTATGACTATTttgatacaaataatattgataataatctCGATAACGA TATTATACAAGATTTTGAAATTGAGGCAATGTAA